One Nostoc sp. UHCC 0302 DNA window includes the following coding sequences:
- a CDS encoding DevA family ABC transporter ATP-binding protein, whose translation MQILNYYHSKQLFPYESVISIRNINHFFGKKSLRKQVLFNINLDIYPGEIVIMTGPSGSGKTTLLSLIGGLRSCQYGSLKVIGRELCGAEQNQLIKVRRQIGYIFQSHNLLNSLTARQNVEMSLELHDRLSWKARQARAVRMLEAVGLGNYVNSYPENLSGGQKQRVAIARALVANPKIILADEPTASLDKKSGREVVELMQTLAQEQSCTILLVTHDSRILDIAPRILHMEDGYLLVDNKDN comes from the coding sequence ATGCAAATTTTAAATTACTATCACTCGAAGCAATTGTTTCCCTATGAGTCTGTGATTTCCATTCGTAATATCAATCACTTTTTTGGAAAAAAAAGCTTACGGAAACAAGTTCTATTTAATATCAACCTAGATATTTACCCTGGTGAAATAGTGATTATGACTGGGCCATCTGGTTCAGGAAAAACCACTTTGCTATCCTTGATTGGTGGATTGCGTTCTTGTCAGTACGGTAGTTTAAAAGTTATTGGTCGGGAACTCTGCGGTGCTGAACAAAATCAGTTAATCAAAGTACGGAGACAAATTGGCTATATTTTCCAATCCCATAACCTTTTGAATAGTTTAACAGCCCGGCAAAATGTCGAGATGTCTTTGGAACTGCACGATCGCCTATCCTGGAAAGCAAGACAGGCAAGGGCTGTACGAATGCTAGAAGCAGTAGGATTAGGAAATTACGTTAATTCCTACCCAGAAAATCTGTCTGGTGGTCAAAAGCAACGAGTAGCGATCGCCCGTGCTTTGGTGGCGAATCCTAAAATTATTCTTGCTGATGAACCAACGGCATCACTTGATAAGAAATCAGGGCGAGAGGTGGTGGAACTGATGCAAACTCTTGCGCAAGAGCAAAGCTGTACTATCCTGCTCGTTACCCATGACAGCCGGATTCTGGATATTGCCCCTCGGATTCTTCATATGGAAGACGGTTATTTATTAGTTGATAATAAAGATAACTAG